A region of Nakaseomyces glabratus chromosome M, complete sequence DNA encodes the following proteins:
- the UFD4 gene encoding putative ubiquitin-protein ligase UFD4 (CAGL0M10175g~Ortholog(s) have role in free ubiquitin chain polymerization, negative regulation of telomerase activity and cytosol, mitochondrion, nucleus localization) gives MDDHSTDYEMDDHYTDGEEDEVQYVYPDGEEEDSDDDGLGDDYDGEGDGMFHSLDEDEDHEGVEDDIDEEIDGDGFDVEGAIPAAFGGRRVRVATQPAMNLQELLGTLSQHMGQAQQNRRNTTNAGDTSTPPANATFSDFISMFSSRMAREGGTGSRNSRMVKLVENIANASEDSYIAMESLREISENLLMTNQLLLDRIIPMDELLVAVIDILKDPMLSQESELQVQACRCLHNLYEVNIDSMSSSVDQNIIQILQDKLQQIDFIDLAEQVLETLEYLSRIQGKDICRNGEMSIYIRYYDFFTVHAQRKAVYIVTNALTNAIEADFVNIKEVFPSLTQIFMNTNDSNVISHILNAYTGVCRNIKNSDQLVSLFLPSLFDKILQILSNVDSQLEDKLKCINIMTLLVSQCLDLKRHFLRREEPVQDIMLCLNVYAKNNSTKINDKLMFVPKKLLLSVTRFITALLPSEEDSLLSNNVLTEVEIDGSNIYLDRIFKDLTPLLIELYGNTTDFEMKEYVLVCMARISTHTKQTDVQKLCKHLLPCLASILSHIQNNDLLATSLDNIISDKQMEQWILCTATLSILRILLNKFGDVVANSMKREGINIMINSISEKVKEFTGLNLRSIELKHVSHDNNEDESSDSDSANNEDNYDISVPDYVKPKAIKFNLLSYPSPEKTLKYLELYCDELTDIAPLYRTNSNEELDSIKQTINFMADIEVETFDAEKCDKLWRMLYSNIFGNDEELSGFEMISTGLGKAVATLLEQLSNNYQIRKSFEKIFSSKAINLVTLLQSTLNRVENFPIIDSGISGESGVSLLTKLLKLELVIDENLEELGLPKNLETTNVQIHCIATYTNLKDFIKQRFLKVQFLDNLLPNSSIRNNESNPNSADALDSLLKEKNMEFYFEDYQIDSNDTIFGGLLKAYEKLDKSIRDVWQKSQRIKVKFVSKSDKFEETQGDEKESISRMKSSTPADHDDPALDILKILKFLHNCSISAENFVNTKLSSKLARQLDEPLIVLSIRLPEWATLLTKEFSFLFPFETRMFALQCISFDQGRLIQLWKSRVDSSSKINTDEQLEHLGRVVRHKLRIPRKDMFSTGVKVLKRFGGDSTVMEVEYIDEVGTGLGPTLEFYAIISKEFARKSLNMWHCLDDNMKHVADGTPNDNTMSEVYVLNPLFPAPMIPEEKKRDEVLDLFNQLGVFVARSLYDNRILDFRFNPVFFMLCHAITKNEGLSTLTLDSDQVYQQLSILANIDSQLAASLRYIYNNRTNTPLIKSLSLTFTLPGYNFELVEHGNDHAVDDLTSVEKYISLVLDMFLGTGIAPQLNSFIDGFSRLFPYKNMLLFSPNEIADLFGRVEEDWSPETLFTYLVADHGYTMDSPTIRDLISIISTFDNQEKRMFLQFLTGSPKLPLGGFKSLKPKLTVVLKHAEDGLQPDDYLPSVMTCANYLKLPKYSSREVMRQQILTAMTEGADSFQLS, from the coding sequence ATGGATGATCATAGCACTGACTATGAGATGGACGACCATTACACCGATGgcgaagaagatgaagtgCAGTATGTTTATCCAgatggagaagaagaagatagtGATGATGACGGGCTAGGAGATGACTATGATGGAGAGGGAGATGGGATGTTTCATAGccttgatgaagatgaggatcATGAAGGAGTAGAAGACGATatagatgaagaaatagaTGGAGATGGCTTTGATGTTGAAGGTGCCATACCGGCTGCTTTCGGAGGAAGAAGGGTCCGAGTGGCAACTCAGCCAGCGATGAATTTACAGGAACTTTTGGGAACTTTATCTCAACACATGGGTCAAGCACAACAAAATAGACGTAATACCACCAATGCAGGGGATACATCTACACCACCAGCAAATGCAACCTTTTCTGATTTCATCAGTATGTTCAGTAGCCGTATGGCGAGGGAAGGAGGAACAGGATCCAGAAACTCTAGAATGGTAAAACTGGTGGAAAATATTGCCAATGCTTCAGAAGATAGTTATATTGCCATGGAAAGTTTGAGAGAGATATCAGAGAATCTTTTGATGACAAATCAGCTACTGTTAGACAGAATTATACCGATGGATGAGCTACTTGTTGCTGTGattgatatattaaaaGATCCAATGCTATCACAAGAATCTGAACTTCAAGTACAGGCCTGTAGATGTCTACACAACCTTTATGAGGTCAATATTGATAGCATGTCTTCATCGGTTGATCAAAATATCATTCAGATATTACAAGATAAGCTACAGcaaattgattttattgaCCTTGCAGAACAGGTTTTAGAGACATTAGAATACCTATCGCGGATTCAAGGAAAAGATATTTGCCGAAACGGTGAAATGAGTATATACATCAGATACtatgatttttttactGTTCATGCTCAAAGAAAAGCGGTATACATAGTCACTAATGCACTAACTAATGCTATTGAAGCTGACTTTGTAAACATTAAGGAGGTGTTTCCTTCATTAACTCAAATATTCATGAACACCAATGATTCAAATGTTATAAGTCATATTCTGAACGCTTATACTGGTGTTTGtagaaatattaaaaattctGATCAACTAGTTTCACTGTTTTTGCCTAGtctttttgataaaatcCTACAAATTCTATCCAATGTTGACAGCCAACTTGAAGATAAATTGAAATGCATAAATATCATGACCTTGTTAGTATCTCAGTGCCTGGATCTTAAGAGACACTTTTTAAGAAGAGAGGAGCCCGTTCAAGACATTATGCTTTGCCTAAACGTTTATGCTAAGAATAACTCTACAAAGATTAATGACAAGCTTATGTTTGTTCCAAAGAAGTTGCTTCTTAGTGTCACTAGATTTATAACAGCTCTACTTCcttctgaagaagatagtTTACTCTCCAATAATGTTTTAACAGAGGTAGAAATAGACGGAAGCAACATATATCTGGACAGAATATTTAAGGACTTGACACCTTTGCTAATAGAGCTCTACGGAAATACAACCGATTTTGAGATGAAGGAATATGTTCTTGTTTGTATGGCAAGAATATCAACTCATACAAAACAAACAGATGTTCAAAAGTTGTGTAAACATCTCCTTCCATGTTTAGCTTCTATTTTGTCACATATTCAAAACAATGATCTATTAGCTACTTCATTGGACAATATAATAAGCGATAAGCAAATGGAACAATGGATCTTATGCACGGCTACATTAAGCATATTGAGGATATTACTCAACAAATTTGGTGATGTTGTTGCAAATTCAATGAAAAGAGAAGGCATAAATATTATGATAAATTCAATATCTGAGAAAGTGAAAGAATTTACAGGTCTTAACTTACGTTCAATTGAATTGAAACATGTATCACACGACAACAACGAAGATGAGAGTAGTGATAGTGATAGCGCAAATAATGAAGACAACTACGATATTTCTGTTCCCGACTACGTAAAACCTAAAGCGATCAAGTTTAACCTTTTGTCTTATCCATCACCAGAAAAAACACTCAAATACTTGGAACTATATTGCGACGAACTTACTGATATTGCACCGTTATATAGAACCAATTCAAATGAAGAGTTAGATTCCATCAAACAAACAATCAATTTTATGGCAGATATTGAAGTTGAAACATTTGATGCTGAAAAATGTGATAAATTGTGGAGAATGCtctattcaaatatttttggaaaCGATGAAGAACTATCCGGATTTGAAATGATTTCAACAGGGTTGGGAAAAGCAGTTGCTACACTTTTAGAGCAGTTAAGTAACAATTACCAGATTAGAAaatcatttgaaaaaattttcagctCCAAAGCCATTAACCTTGTGACTTTACTACAAAGTACACTCAATAGGGTTGAGAATTTCCCTATTATTGATAGTGGCATCTCTGGCGAGAGTGGTGTTTCATTATTAACCAAATTACTCAAGCTAGAATTGGTAATAGATGAGAATTTAGAGGAATTAGGTTTACCCAAGAATTTGGAAACTACAAACGTACAAATTCATTGTATTGCAACATATACAAACTTAAAGGATTTTATAAAACAGAGATTTTTAAAAgttcaatttcttgataaCCTACTTCcaaattcttcaataaGGAATAACGAATCTAATCCGAATAGTGCGGATGCATTAGATTCTTTACtaaaggaaaaaaacaTGGAGTTTTACTTTGAAGATTATCAAATTGATTCAAACGACACCATTTTTGGAGGGTTACTAAAGGCTTATGAAAAACTTGATAAATCTATCAGAGATGTATGGCAAAAGTCCCAAAGAATAAAGGTAAAGTTTGTCTCCAAATCTgacaaatttgaagaaacacAGGGGGacgaaaaagaaagtattAGCAGAATGAAGTCTTCAACTCCCGCGGACCATGACGACCCAGCACTTGATATactcaaaatattaaagTTCCTGCACAACTGTTCAATAAGTGCCGAAAATTTTGTGAACACAAAATTAAGCTCTAAACTAGCCAGACAATTGGACGAACCTTTGATTGTTTTAAGTATTCGTCTACCCGAATGGGCTACTCTGCTAACTAAAGAATTCTCCTTTTTATTTCCTTTTGAAACTAGAATGTTTGCTCTTCAGTgcatttcttttgatcAAGGTAGATTAATCCAATTATGGAAGTCCAGAGTTGATTCTTCAAGCAAAATTAACACTGACGAGCAATTAGAACACTTGGGTAGAGTTGTTAGACATAAACTGAGAATCCCTAGAAAAGACATGTTCTCAACTGGTGTCAAGGTTCTGAAGAGGTTTGGTGGTGATTCTACAGTTATGGAAGTTGAGTATATTGATGAGGTTGGAACTGGCCTTGGACCAACGCTGGAATTTTATGCTATCATATCAAAAGAATTTGCTCGCAAGTCATTGAACATGTGGCACTGCCTAGATGATAACATGAAGCACGTTGCTGACGGTACTCCAAATGATAATACAATGTCTGAGGTTTACGTGCTAAACCCACTATTTCCAGCACCAATGATACCcgaagaaaaaaaaagagatgAAGTTTTAGATTTATTCAATCAATTGGGTGTATTTGTTGCTCGTTCGCTGTATGATAATAGAATTCTGGATTTCCGTTTCAACCCTGTATTTTTTATGTTATGCCATGCAATTACCAAAAATGAAGGTCTAAGCACATTGACGTTGGATTCAGATCAAGTATACCAGCAATTGTCAATATTAGCCAACATAGACTCCCAATTGGCAGCTTCTTTGAGGTACATATACAACAACAGAACAAATACTCCTTTAATAAAATCTCTGTCACTTACGTTTACGTTACCGGGGTATAACTTCGAATTAGTTGAACATGGTAATGATCATGCTGTTGATGATTTGACGTCtgttgaaaaatatatttcattGGTATTAGATATGTTTCTGGGCACTGGTATTGCTCCACAGTTGAATAGTTTTATTGATGGATTTTCGAGGCTATTTCCTTACAAAAATATGCTTTTATTTTCCCCGAATGAAATAGCTGATCTGTTTGGAAGGGTCGAAGAAGACTGGTCACCAGAGACATTATTCACTTATTTAGTTGCTGATCATGGCTATACCATGGATTCCCCAACTATAAGGGATTTAATATCCATTATATCAACTTTTGACAATCAAGAAAAGCGTATGTTCCTGCAATTTTTAACGGGCTCTCCTAAACTACCTTTGGGTGGATTCAAATCTTTGAAGCCTAAATTAACGGTTGTTTTAAAACATGCAGAAGATGGTCTACAACCGGACGATTACTTACCCAGTGTTATGACATGTGCAAACTACTTAAAACTTCCAAAATACTCAAGTAGAGAAGTTATGAGACAACAAATCTTGACAGCAATGACTGAAGGTGCAGATTCATTCCAATTATCATAA
- the MRT4 gene encoding mRNA turnover protein MRT4 (CAGL0M10197g~Ortholog(s) have role in cellular response to drug, nuclear-transcribed mRNA catabolic process, rRNA processing, ribosomal large subunit assembly and nucleolus, nucleoplasm, preribosome, large subunit precursor localization), producing the protein MPRSKRSKLVTLAQTDKKGRENKERIFDEVREALDTYKYVFVLQLDDVRTPVLQEIREAWVGSKLLMGKRKVLEKALGTTREQEYKENLSKLTKYCSGVIGLLFTNETLDTVKEYFEAYSRLDYSRPNSRAPITFEVPEGIVYSRGGQIPIEEDVPMAHSLEPTLRNKYEMPTKIKAGKITLEAPYLVCKEGQKLDVRQALILKQFGVALAQFKVIISAYYDNESSTVSELNINKKQDA; encoded by the coding sequence ATGCCAAGATCTAAGCGTTCGAAGTTGGTGACATTAGCCCAAACCGATAAGAAGGGCAGAGAGAACAAAGAGAGAATTTTCGATGAGGTGAGAGAAGCATTGGATACTTACAAGTATGTCTTTGTGTTACAGTTGGATGATGTTAGAACGCCTGTCTTGCAAGAAATAAGAGAGGCGTGGGTTGGTTCCAAGTTGTTGATGGGTAAGAGAAAAGTTTTGGAGAAGGCGCTTGGTACTACTAGAGAACAAGAATATAAGGAGAATTTGAGTAAACTTACGAAGTACTGTTCGGGTGTCATTGGTCTATTGTTTACTAATGAGACTCTTGACACTGTTAAGGAATATTTCGAGGCTTACTCAAGACTGGATTACTCAAGACCAAACTCTAGAGCACCAATCACTTTTGAAGTGCCCGAAGGTATTGTTTACTCTCGTGGTGGTCAAATTCccattgaagaagatgttCCAATGGCCCACTCTTTGGAACCAACACTAAGAAACAAGTATGAGATGCCAACAAAGATTAAGGCCGGTAAAATTACCCTTGAAGCTCCGTACCTTGTTTGTAAAGAGGGCCAAAAGTTGGATGTTCGTCAAGCGCTAATCTTGAAACAATTTGGTGTCGCTTTGGCTCAATTCAAGGTTATCATTTCTGCATATTACGACAATGAATCCTCCACCGTCAGCGAATTGAACATTAATAAGAAACAAGATGCTTGA
- the LAC1 gene encoding sphingosine N-acyltransferase LAC1 (CAGL0M10219g~Putative ceramide synthase component; gene is upregulated in azole-resistant strain) has translation MLKVETKQRPRRASSVGNIDLGDTVPGFATMHESKASKVAAKRRHERLATQRNLKMTTKLYLKARDYNYHHMWFLPLCILILTYAAYFGISNKRVKGFLHMFVAISYEQESNPQYYGKGIKDLAFVFFHMIFFTFLREFLMDVIIRRITQWLNITSKYKIKRMMEQMFSIFYYGFSSPFGVYVMYHSDLWYFRTNTMYNTYPDILIPKLFKAFYLIQAAFWAQQAFVLVLQLEKPRKDHKELCFHHVVTLLLIWSSYVFHFHKMGLAVYITMDVSDFFLALSKTLNYIDSPLTEVVFGMFVLVWIYLRHVINGKILWSVLTEFRTEGPYILNFATQQYKCWISLPIVFVLIFALQVLNIYWLFLIFKVLYKIVWQGVTEDVRSDEETDSGSDELKKD, from the coding sequence ATGCTAAAAGTCGAAACAAAGCAGAGACCTAGACGTGCTTCGTCTGTGGGAAACATTGACCTGGGTGACACGGTGCCCGGCTTCGCTACCATGCATGAATCGAAAGCATCGAAAGTTGCTGCAAAGAGACGTCATGAAAGACTAGCCACTCAGCGCAATCTAAAAATGACCACCAAACTCTATTTAAAAGCTAGAGATTACAATTATCATCACATGTGGTTCCTGCCGTTGTGCATCCTAATTCTTACATATGCTGCTTATTTTGGAATCTCCAATAAGCGCGTTAAAGGCTTTCTTCATATGTTTGTCGCGATATCATATGAGCAAGAATCTAATCCTCAATACTATGGAAAAGGTATAAAGGATTTGGCGTTTGTTTTCTTCCatatgatatttttcacttttctGCGTGAGTTCTTAATGGATGTTATTATCAGAAGAATAACCCAATGGCTGAACATCacttcaaaatataaaataaagagaATGATGGAACAAATGTTCTCCATCTTTTACTATGGTTTTTCGAGTCCATTTGGTGTCTATGTAATGTACCATTCTGATCTGTGGTATTTCAGAACCAATACAATGTACAACACTTACCCAGATATTCTAATCCCAAAGCTATTCAAGGCTTTCTATTTGATCCAAGCAGCATTCTGGGCTCAACAAGCATTTGTCTTGGTGCTACAATTAGAGAAACCAAGAAAAGATCACAAAGAGCTATGCTTCCATCACGTAGTTACACTTCTATTGATATGGTCTTCTTATGTGTTTCATTTCCACAAGATGGGGCTGGCAGTTTATATCACAATGGATGTATCTGACTTTTTCTTGGCATTATCCAAGACCTTGAACTATATCGATTCCCCATTAACAGAAGTTGTCTTTGGTATGTTTGTTTTGGTATGGATCTATTTACGTCATGTTATCAATGGCAAAATTTTATGGTCTGTGCTAACTGAATTCAGAACCGAAGGCCCATACATTTTGAATTTCGCTACTCAACAATACAAATGCTGGATCTCACTTCCAATTGTATTTGTGCTAATATTTGCACTTCAAGTACTAAACATCTACTGGCTGTTTTTGATCTTTAAAGTTCTGTATAAGATTGTTTGGCAAGGTGTTACTGAAGATGTCAgaagtgatgaagaaaccGATTCTGGtagcgatgagctgaaaAAAGATTGA
- the SFT1 gene encoding Sft1p (CAGL0M10235g~Ortholog(s) have SNAP receptor activity, role in intra-Golgi vesicle-mediated transport, vesicle fusion and Golgi trans cisterna, SNARE complex localization): protein MSRYQEADNDKKLESLATKLSTFRNINEDIGRQAQIDSSVIDSISESFSSLLNDLKNSSSRLTRSMSMGSGVWRMVFIALSVFFIIYTLYKFF, encoded by the coding sequence ATGTCTAGATACCAAGAAGCAGATAATGACAAGAAGTTAGAGTCGCTGGCGACCAAACTGTCAACTTTTAGAAACATTAATGAAGACATAGGACGTCAAGCACAGATTGACAGTTCAGTTATTGATTCGATTTCAGAATCATTCTCTAGTTTACTGAATGATTTAAAAAACTCTTCCTCCAGGCTTACGCGGTCTATGTCTATGGGGTCAGGTGTTTGGCGTATGGTATTCATAGCCCTTTCAGTGTTTTTCATAATTTACACATTGTACaagtttttttaa
- the RPL14A gene encoding 60S ribosomal protein eL14 (CAGL0M10241g~Ortholog(s) have RNA binding activity, role in macroautophagy and cytosolic large ribosomal subunit, nucleus localization) yields the protein MSSTTVRNSNWRLVEVGRVVLVKKGQSAGKLAAIVEIIDQKQVLIDGPETGVPRQSINLGQVVLTPLTFTLPRGARTSIVSKKWAAAQVTESWKASSWAKKIAQRERRSALSDFERFQVMVLKKQKRYTVKKALAKA from the coding sequence ATGTCTTCCACTACTGTCAGAAACTCTAACTGGAGATTGGTTGAAGTTGGTCGTGTTGTTTTGGTCAAGAAGGGCCAATCCGCTGGTAAGTTGGCCGCCATCGTTGAAATCATCGACCAAAAGCAAGTTTTGATTGACGGTCCAGAAACTGGTGTCCCAAGACAATCCATTAACTTGGGTCAAGTTGTCTTGACTCCATTGACCTTCACTTTGCCAAGAGGTGCTAGAACTTCCATTGTTTCCAAGAAGTGGGCTGCCGCTCAAGTTACTGAATCCTGGAAGGCTTCCTCCTGGGCTAAGAAGATTGCTCAACGTGAGAGACGTTCTGCTTTGTCCGACTTCGAAAGATTCCAAGTTATGgttttgaagaagcaaaagAGATACACTGTCAAGAAGGCTTTGGCTAAGGCTTAA